The following are from one region of the Desulfofundulus luciae genome:
- a CDS encoding RAMP superfamily CRISPR-associated protein — MFKNLRNEARIFFWLHTAGPLLIKGPDQPGLDPLLPDMRFIRAWHNGREVPYIPGSSLKGVLRSRAEQVIRALAPDRMVIPDPFQRGRDDEMKDKPGDYRYYASDPVTQLFGQTYLAGRLRCADAFPVEDRPLVLNERNHVAINRITGATQGKALFNPEVVEEGTFAAEISLTNFAVWQLKLLGVLLQDLDDGFLLLGGSTTRGYGRVRVENAQVLVRDYRRHPPAEVLRGYEHDDTVPVAGCRYTNKGYCWEAAREGFEWLLTLNVDLAETLERLHRKQREVQQKWVNHGG, encoded by the coding sequence GTGTTTAAGAACCTTCGTAACGAGGCGCGTATCTTTTTCTGGTTGCATACTGCCGGGCCGCTTTTGATTAAAGGCCCGGATCAGCCGGGACTTGATCCCCTGCTGCCGGATATGCGTTTTATCCGGGCCTGGCATAATGGTCGAGAAGTGCCCTATATTCCCGGTTCCAGCCTCAAGGGTGTTCTGCGCAGCCGGGCGGAACAGGTAATCCGGGCGCTGGCGCCAGACAGGATGGTTATTCCCGACCCCTTCCAGCGAGGGCGCGATGACGAAATGAAAGATAAACCGGGCGATTACCGCTACTATGCGTCGGACCCTGTAACCCAGCTTTTCGGGCAGACCTATCTGGCGGGACGCCTGCGCTGTGCCGACGCCTTTCCGGTAGAGGACAGGCCTCTAGTGTTGAACGAACGGAACCACGTGGCTATCAACCGGATCACCGGCGCTACGCAGGGAAAGGCACTCTTCAACCCGGAGGTGGTCGAGGAGGGAACCTTTGCCGCCGAAATCAGCCTGACCAATTTTGCGGTTTGGCAGCTTAAGCTGTTGGGCGTACTGCTGCAGGACCTGGACGATGGTTTCCTCCTGCTCGGGGGCAGTACCACGCGGGGTTATGGCCGGGTGCGTGTAGAAAACGCGCAGGTGCTGGTGCGGGATTACCGCCGCCATCCACCCGCGGAAGTACTGCGCGGGTATGAGCACGACGATACTGTACCGGTAGCCGGTTGCCGTTACACCAACAAAGGCTACTGCTGGGAGGCTGCCCGCGAAGGTTTTGAGTGGCTCCTGACCCTTAACGTTGACTTAGCGGAAACCTTAGAGAGATTGCACCGTAAACAAAGGGAAGTGCAACAAAAGTGGGTGAATCACGGTGGCTAA
- a CDS encoding RAMP superfamily CRISPR-associated protein, giving the protein MLRDKPYAFVPLLPVRPEDRREVMPHNRIDINRLTGRLVMELEVVTPLHIGSGSYRLNEGQVVRAFLRRDQVPVIPGSSLKGVVRGLAEAASRSCLAQPPGKPCQRLQAATPPGNRQPCSEKAACITCRLFGFVQGKKGYRGRVVFGEFTPCDETKWVVTELPPMEQPFKDYPRTRENRGCGNERLYYCQFYRVVGCGGPAHCPDCTKEEWLRWRDGLKGRLPAPAFRGCKFYLQGDPRQGNQPHEVISPGSRFQGEVTFHNLDREELALLCFALGLDGEIRLGLGYGKPAYFGTVRLGLREARWYTREYLPAKAVELDPVELARNYGCNDPDVARNVALLREILSGKHRGPAWGMEGY; this is encoded by the coding sequence ATGTTGCGAGACAAGCCTTACGCTTTTGTACCCCTCCTGCCGGTGCGCCCCGAAGACCGGCGGGAAGTTATGCCCCATAACCGGATCGACATCAACCGGCTGACCGGACGGCTGGTTATGGAGCTGGAGGTTGTCACCCCGTTGCATATTGGCAGCGGCTCCTACCGGCTCAATGAAGGACAGGTAGTACGGGCCTTTTTGCGTCGAGACCAGGTTCCGGTCATTCCAGGTTCTTCTTTGAAAGGTGTGGTAAGGGGCCTGGCCGAGGCAGCATCACGGAGCTGCCTGGCCCAACCTCCTGGCAAGCCCTGCCAGAGACTGCAGGCCGCCACCCCGCCGGGAAACCGCCAGCCGTGCAGTGAAAAGGCCGCCTGCATCACCTGCCGGCTTTTCGGTTTTGTACAAGGGAAAAAGGGTTACCGGGGACGGGTGGTTTTCGGTGAATTCACGCCCTGCGACGAGACGAAATGGGTTGTTACAGAGCTGCCTCCAATGGAACAACCGTTTAAAGACTACCCCCGCACGCGGGAAAACCGGGGTTGTGGCAACGAACGCCTCTACTATTGCCAGTTTTACAGGGTCGTCGGCTGCGGCGGACCGGCACACTGTCCCGACTGTACCAAGGAAGAGTGGCTGCGCTGGCGGGACGGTTTAAAAGGCCGGTTGCCAGCCCCGGCTTTTCGCGGGTGCAAGTTTTACCTTCAAGGGGATCCCCGCCAGGGAAACCAGCCCCACGAGGTTATCTCGCCCGGCAGCCGCTTCCAGGGCGAGGTAACCTTCCATAACCTCGACCGGGAAGAACTGGCTCTTCTTTGCTTTGCCCTCGGCCTGGACGGTGAGATCCGCCTGGGCCTCGGCTACGGCAAACCTGCTTACTTCGGGACGGTTCGGCTCGGCTTACGAGAGGCGCGCTGGTATACACGGGAATATCTCCCGGCGAAAGCGGTGGAGTTGGACCCCGTAGAACTGGCGCGTAACTACGGCTGCAACGACCCGGACGTTGCCAGGAACGTCGCCCTGCTGCGGGAGATTCTCTCCGGCAAGCACCGCGGTCCGGCGTGGGGTATGGAGGGGTATTAG
- the csx7 gene encoding type III CRISPR-associated RAMP protein Csx7: protein MAAAVSFLYDTFYNRRRITGRLVTLTPLRIGSGEAVPDPTAIDNPVIRDAYGRPFIPGSSFKGVWRSFAEQVLGQRDNGDRGCCDPLSAPCLPAEEVKKLKREHNDLRRLAGEIYTRLCPACRIFGSPHFAGRLRVRDLLLDESTWPGFCEVRPGVAIDRDTRTAYTKRKYEIEAVPAGTAFTFEAVVENAGDEEWRGILLTLLPFTRGELPLGGCTGRGLGRVRLENIQVASVTASNLREFLTLGWNGISAADLQNACSEAGLFTGGATGV, encoded by the coding sequence ATGGCGGCAGCCGTTAGCTTCCTCTACGACACCTTCTATAACCGGCGGCGCATTACCGGGCGTTTGGTGACCTTAACCCCGTTGCGCATCGGGAGCGGGGAGGCCGTGCCCGACCCCACTGCCATCGACAACCCGGTCATCCGCGATGCTTACGGGCGTCCTTTCATCCCGGGGTCATCTTTCAAGGGGGTGTGGCGGAGCTTTGCCGAGCAGGTTTTGGGGCAACGCGATAACGGCGACCGCGGGTGCTGCGATCCTCTGAGCGCCCCGTGCCTGCCTGCAGAAGAGGTGAAAAAACTCAAGAGAGAGCATAATGACCTCCGGCGGCTGGCCGGGGAGATTTACACAAGACTATGCCCGGCGTGTCGCATCTTCGGCAGCCCCCACTTTGCCGGCCGGTTACGGGTCAGGGATTTGCTCCTGGATGAGTCCACCTGGCCGGGATTTTGCGAGGTCCGCCCCGGCGTCGCCATTGACCGGGATACGCGTACCGCTTACACGAAACGCAAGTACGAGATTGAGGCAGTACCGGCCGGAACGGCTTTTACTTTCGAAGCCGTTGTAGAAAACGCCGGCGATGAAGAATGGCGGGGTATACTTCTGACGCTGCTGCCCTTTACCCGGGGGGAACTTCCCCTGGGTGGTTGCACCGGGCGCGGCCTGGGCCGGGTGCGCCTGGAAAATATTCAGGTAGCTTCGGTTACGGCAAGCAACCTGCGTGAATTTCTGACCCTCGGCTGGAACGGTATTTCGGCTGCGGATCTGCAAAATGCCTGTAGCGAAGCCGGGTTGTTCACAGGGGGTGCTACGGGTGTTTAA
- a CDS encoding RAMP superfamily CRISPR-associated protein, whose protein sequence is MSLAKVCLTYRLEFFTPVHVGTGTGGRGFLDKYLYRERDYHQKKDYPVIPGSTIKGRLRAAVTALARAQVYGPEEACRETEDCPCLVCLIFGQKGNRRGHLYFEDARPTDNDIDRLVGVRPGIAMDRYRRVARDNALYTVETIGGKNVVFQGQIWGWVPEEKRQTVVAALKDAFAFNYALGFGKSRGLGWFRVQVVEEGSGKCGTP, encoded by the coding sequence GTGAGCCTGGCTAAAGTTTGCCTTACCTACCGGCTCGAGTTCTTTACACCGGTGCATGTGGGAACAGGAACGGGCGGTCGCGGCTTCCTGGACAAGTATCTTTACCGCGAACGGGATTATCACCAGAAGAAGGATTATCCGGTCATTCCCGGATCGACCATCAAGGGACGCCTCCGGGCCGCGGTCACCGCTCTGGCCCGGGCCCAGGTCTACGGTCCGGAGGAAGCTTGCCGGGAAACCGAGGACTGCCCCTGTCTGGTTTGTCTGATTTTCGGTCAAAAGGGTAATCGCCGGGGACACCTCTATTTTGAAGACGCCCGGCCCACCGATAACGATATCGACCGGTTGGTCGGTGTACGTCCTGGCATCGCCATGGACCGCTACCGGCGGGTGGCCCGTGACAACGCCCTTTATACCGTGGAAACAATTGGAGGTAAAAACGTGGTTTTTCAAGGCCAGATATGGGGATGGGTTCCGGAGGAAAAACGGCAAACAGTCGTGGCGGCACTCAAAGATGCCTTTGCTTTTAACTATGCCCTGGGATTCGGTAAGAGCAGGGGCCTGGGCTGGTTCCGGGTCCAGGTCGTGGAGGAGGGAAGCGGAAAATGCGGTACGCCGTAA